In Ostrea edulis chromosome 6, xbOstEdul1.1, whole genome shotgun sequence, a single window of DNA contains:
- the LOC125646653 gene encoding centromere protein O-like isoform X1 encodes MTDCFGFLEKLEKENVEGTKNDQDLHQKWIHLKSSRDKLQTKLDHLERTEKQLEEEIEAEVRDQKSKPRSEELSERHQYLEDLLSLYRVTGLITLQKSLKCKKGMHVCYEDRNQFTVCLDASYYDTILESYHIELKERDRSYVIHRHSLPEFIPTLQLEREHLATGDIASFLSLINTYLQAYVFKREELVRIKKFIKKSGLSCDVQNTSSYDYTEIKLENSRQLYRLKLVFGLMNVLPDRVQIEEDSEIQRDIKEWKSLLLSKPLDSSVTMIVKDILN; translated from the exons ATGACAG ATTGTTTTGGTTTTCTTGAGAAGTTGGAAAAGGAAAACGTTGAAGGCACGAAAAATGACCAGGATTTGCATCAGAAATGGATACACCTCAAATCTAGCAGGGACAAACTCCAAACAAAGCTTGACCATTTAGAGAGAACTGAG AAGCAATTAGAAGAAGAAATTGAAGCAGAGGTCAGGGATCAAAAGTCAAAGCCCAGAAGTGAAGAGCTTAGTGAGAGACACCAGTATTTAGAAGACTTGCTGAGTTTATATCGAGTCACAG ggctgataactcttcaaaaaagtctcaagtgcaaaaaag GTATGCACGTGTGCTATGAGGATAGGAACCAGTTTACGGTGTGTTTGGATGCATCATATTATGACACGATTTTAGAATCTTACCATATAGAGTTGAAGGAGAGAGATAGAAGTTATGTTATACATCGTCATTCACTGCCAGAATTCATCCCCACACTTCAGTTAGAAAGAGAGCATTTGGCAACTGGTGATATTGCATCTTTTCTGTCTCTCATTAACACCTACCTGCAGGCATATGTGTTTAAAAGGGAAGAACTTGTGAGGATTAAG AAATTTATTAAGAAGAGTGGTTTGTCGTGTGATGTACAGAACACCTCAAGTTACGATTATACCGAAATCAAGTTGGAGAATTCCAGACAGCTTTACAGACTTAAACTGGTGTTCGGATTAATGAATGTACTGCCAGACAGAGTTCAGATAG AGGAAGATTCAGAGATCCAGAGAGACATAAAAGAATGGAAAAGTTTACTTTTGTCTAAACCACTTGATAGTTCAGTTACTATGATTGTAaaagacattttgaattga
- the LOC130047421 gene encoding uncharacterized protein LOC130047421 isoform X2, translating into MTTKSPNQVQLLTCGERRRLKYGAAPSVFDFKNTSTTQESDRAKRKRLRESTQDTCTPMIEDLPIYMDELIVHHEVVVDQSSTSISTSMPEEMCSTAEKEIQCDIPTLGRFSIEGMKLDTKMLSYYTGLNGYDHFMLLFNILGPAAFDLNYKCGLLSPQDQLFLTLMKLRQAKEDVELAMLFKVCESTVSKIVTTWINFLYFQLKELEEQFWPSKDIIKEHMPTDFAKKFPNTRVILDATEQPIHKPSNVEAQSKTWSSYKHKNTLKTMVGVTPNGAVSYVSSTYGGSVSDRQIIEHSTLLDVGKFDAGDSIMADRGILVQDLFANQNVFINTPTFVKGKIQLDPEEIVRDRRVASKRIHVERVIGLAKRFKILKHELPMSKIPLASRIVYICFMLSNFRNCIVDKSA; encoded by the exons ATGACTACAAAATCACCGAATCAG GTGCAACTACTGACATGTG GTGAACGAAGACGACTTAAGTATGGAGCTGCGCCCTCTGTTTTTGACTTCAAGAATACCAGTACTACCCAGGAATCTGACAGAGCTAAGCGAAAGAGGCTGCGAGAGTCTActcaagatacatgtactccAATGATTGAAGACCTGCCCATATATATGGATGAATTGATTGTACATCATGAAGTTGTTGTAGATCAGTCATCTACAAGTATTTCCACATCCATGCCAGAAGAAATGTGTTCAACAGCTGAGAAAGAAATCCAGTGTGACATACCTACCTTAGGTAGATTTTCAATTGAAGGTATGAAACTGGACACTAAGATGCTTTCTTATTACACTGGTTTGAATGGCTATGATCATTTCATGCTTCTCTTTAATATTCTTGGGCCAGCAGCTTTTGACTTGAATTACAAATGTGGCTTATTAAGTCCACAAGATCAGTTGTTTTTAACTCTGATGAAACTCAGACAAGCAAAAGAAGATGTGGAACTTGCTATGCTCTTTAAAGTCTGTGAATCTACTGTTTCTAAAATTGTAACAACTTGGATTaactttttgtattttcaattaaaagagTTAGAGGAACAATTCTGGCCTTCTAAAGACATCATTAAAGAACATATGCCAACAGATTTTGCTAAAAAGTTTCCCAATACACGCGTAATTTTAGATGCAACCGAGCAACCAATTCACAAACCATCAAATGTTGAGGCACAATCCAAAACATGGTCTTCTTATAAACACAAAAACACGTTGAAAACCATGGTAGGTGTAACTCCAAATGGAGCAGTATCATATGTATCCTCTACTTATGGGGGCTCTGTGTCTGACAGACAAATCATTGAACACTCTACTCTGCTAGATGTAGGCAAATTTGATGCTGGTGACAGCATTATGGCAGATCGGGGAATTCTTGTTCAAGATTTATTTGCGAATcagaatgtttttattaatacaCCTACGTTTGTCAAGGGCAAAATCCAACTTGACCCCGAAGAAATAGTTAGAGATAGGCGAGTTGCCTCAAAACGTATTCATGTAGAGAGGGTGATTGGGCTTGCAAAGAggttcaaaattttgaaacatgAGCTACCAATGTCAAAAATCCCCCTAGCTTCCAGAATTGTGTACATTTGTTTTATGTTGTCAAATTTTAGGAATTGCATTGTTGATAAAAGTGCTTAA
- the LOC130047420 gene encoding uncharacterized protein LOC130047420 — MERETYVKFSVSRLKDELKKKGATTRGRKADLIDRLKAYDRNKDFKNDPIHIPEPLEVDWPTRGFQQLQESHKEEIPEICIEQIDMYFVHRLAGDRQSTGDVKAIEKGRLLVESDRVLAVSYLKEDNSLFFTGIVGAAMKTKVTYNFKLKFDKNSGDILNSHCECPAGRGPHGTCKHLAAVAIVLLSCSEGKGLRIQRSCTENLQTFHKPKHSYSGSPVKAEDLPRKQNLTDDFLNDPRPEHLKGVAGYPDRVRNMVLNHCAETSDNLTYRYLIEKAFIQAAVLDHDYLERPFTEYWVQRAVEVTADKVVAIEEQTRGQASSNNWFKERSWRITASRFGDICLATDKRNRQKLCESLYQPSAAVFRSEALVHGRTYETRAIRSFERETGQGVQRCGFFVDMDRPYLGASPDGLVGNDALIEVKCPFAGRFEKIQPGKYFPYLTMDSVTGEMKLKPTSKYFFQIQGQMLIAKKQICYFVVYTFKDLFIQKVHIDVECCQNSLLPKLDVFYDKFFMPYLLSLL, encoded by the exons ATGGAAAGAGAAACTTACGTAAAGTTTTCCGTCTCTCGACTCAAGGACGAGTTAAAGAAAAAAGGAGCCACCACGAGAGGCAGAAAAGCCGACCTTATAGACAG GCTTAAGGCATATgatagaaataaagatttcaAGAATGACCCAATTCATATACCTGAGCCTTTGGAAGTTGATTGGCCAACGAGGGGATTTCAACAGCTCCAGGAATCACATAAAGAAGAAATCCCAGAGATATGCATTGAGCAGATAgacatgtattttgtacataGATTAGCAG GTGACAGACAAAGCACTGGTGATGTCAAGGCTATCGAGAAAGGAAGGCTGCTTGTTGAAAGTGATAGAGTCTTGGCTGTGTCATATTTAAAGGAAGATAATTCCCTGTTCTTTACAGGCATTGTTGGCGCAGCCATGAAAACAAAG gTAACATACaacttcaaattaaaatttgacaaaaactCGGGAGACATCTTGAACAGCCATTGTGAGTGTCCTGCAGGACGAGGTCCCCATGGAACTTGCAAACATCTTGCTGCTGTTGCCATAGTTTTACTCTCTTGTTCTGAAGGAAAAGGTTTGAGGATTCAGAGATCATGCACAGAAAACCTGCAGACATTTCATAAACCCAAACATTCATACTCAG gTTCACCAGTCAAAGCTGAAGATCTGCCCAGGAAGCAGAATCTGactgatgattttttaaatgatccccgCCCTGAACATCTAAAAGGTGTAGCTGGTTACCCGGATAGGGTTCGCAATATGGTCTTAAACCATTGTGCAGAGACCTCAGACAATCTGACATACAGATATCTCATCGAGAAAGCATTTATTCAG GCAGCAGTATTGGACCATGATTATTTGGAAAGACCCTTCACAGAGTATTGGGTTCAACGAGCTGTTGAG GTTACAGCAGATAAAGTAGTTGCCATTGAGGAGCAGACACGTGGACAAGCCAGCTCAAATAATTGGTTCAAGGAGAGATCATGGCGGATCACAGCCTCAAGATTTGGAGATATCTGTTTAGCTACAGACAAACGTAATAGGCAGAAACTCTGCGAGTCTCTATACCAGCCTTCTGCTGCTGTATTTCGCAGTGAAGCTCTAGTCCATGGACGTACCTATGAGACACGTGCTATTAG ATCCTTTGAAAGAGAGACTGGCCAAGGTGTTCAAAGATGTGGTTTCTTTGTTGATATGGATCGACCTTACTTGGGGGCATCACCGGATGGACTCGTTGGCAATGATGCACTAATTGAAGTCAAATGTCCCTTTGCTGGTCGCTTTGAGAAGATTCAGCCTGGAAAGTACTTCCCATATCTAACAATGGACTCTGTAACTggtgaaatgaaattgaaacccacctctaaatattttttccaaatacaAGGCCAAATGCTTATtgccaaaaaacaaatttgctaTTTTGTTGTATACACTTTCAAAGATTTGTTCATCCAGAAAGTACATATTGATGTAGAATGTTGCCAGAATTCTCTTCTTCCAAAGCTTGATGTATTCTATGATAAATTTTTCATGCCATACTTGTTATCCTTGCTGTAA
- the LOC125646652 gene encoding lactosylceramide 1,3-N-acetyl-beta-D-glucosaminyltransferase-like has translation MKTLKVLYPLSVFLFVFLLTYVYFHRTATRYQTVVLNTEPTKTDLGLASNNEADFKEIVLPSYDVDLKLIKAVDSLQRREPTEIGPVNYEKFRYMLNPKNVCKGFQKTLTNVLVLVKSAPDHQRLRQWLRLLVKDTAGSYAKNIRMLFLLGFSEKVNRDLKIEHTKYGDIIQKNFIDTYRNLTYKTQMGYEWATAFCSSASFIMFQDDDFFTNVKNVFSFISKQYKPENVFIGRLVKSGASVVRDRASKWFVSNIVFSNDVFPPYFPGGSYLVSAEIGRRLSLAFPYVQNIPVDDVYVGLVASKLGITLKYSALFDFANCQNWSNSLACKAFL, from the coding sequence ATGAAGACGCTGAAGGTCCTGTACCCTCTGTCGGTATTTCTGTTTGTTTTCCTGCTAACTTATGTCTATTTTCACAGAACAGCCACGCGGTACCAAACCGTAGTGTTAAACACTGAACCCACGAAGACAGACTTGGGTCTAGCCTCGAACAACGAAGCAGACTTTAAAGAAATAGTGTTGCCGTCATATGATGTCGACTTAAAGTTAATTAAAGCCGTGGACAGTCTTCAGAGACGAGAGCCGACAGAAATTGGACCGGTTAACTACGAAAAATTCCGTTACATGCTGAATCCGAAAAATGTCTGTAAAGGATTTCAAAAAACGTTGACAAACGTGCTTGTGTTGGTAAAATCTGCCCCAGATCATCAACGGCTGAGACAGTGGCTACGGTTGTTAGTGAAGGATACTGCCGGAAGTTATGCCAAAAACATACGAATGCTCTTCTTGTTAGGGTTTTCTGAGAAAGTGAACAGAGATCTAAAGATAGAGCATACCAAATACGGTGATATCATTCAGAAAAATTTCATTGACACATACAGAAATCTGACGTACAAAACTCAAATGGGCTATGAGTGGGCAACTGCTTTCTGTTCGTCTGCCAGTTTTATCATGTTTCAAGATGACGATTTTTTCACCAATGTGAAGAACGTGTTCAGCTTTATTTCCAAGCAGTACAAGCCGGAAAATGTGTTTATAGGACGCCTGGTAAAGTCTGGAGCGTCTGTTGTCCGAGACAGAGCCAGTAAATGGTTTGTGTCCAACATTGTGTTCTCCAACGACGTTTTCCCGCCTTATTTCCCGGGAGGAAGTTACCTTGTAAGTGCGGAGATAGGTAGGAGGCTATCCCTGGCTTTTCCTTATGTTCAAAACATCCCCGTGGACGATGTGTATGTGGGCCTTGTAGCATCAAAATTGGGCATTACTCTGAAATATTCTGCGCTCTTTGATTTTGCAAATTGTCAAAACTGGAGTAATTCCTTGGCGTGTAAAGCCTTCCTGTAA
- the LOC125646654 gene encoding uncharacterized protein LOC125646654 isoform X2, protein MQHSKMDKLKEMQSRPRIQNKETLSKQPLVKNVKPKIHPVGTKHLTHLSMNKDQSSKRKTSDSNPSLPRKNITKKDKDRKQRTLCGTPKPGKKRILQGTPKPMLTSKAPEKEVIWNKSNQKQKARKQSRVRILKNSDQTTKEALHLNTQQSTEAKHCRISKAKMIQQSSTKTAHKLVTETDDPLLLGRERSAPKYFSTLFLEKIDARFYPEASKMSKIHGISVSNDNLIWVNGLRLRGNIQLLNTSGEILRTIDLDHGPVFNCCTPSGDLLETQGNNISAKPVITMISRDGKSRVLADLSSYATNLYGILCVNETIFVVGYSKKPDINIFGRRYFIMKLSMSGEVQRVYNPEEEYEDINHLIFLNGQIIALRSNGFVMLPLKGEMISSEKMNGVCIERAYSASASVDNLGNVIVASNTELFIIHPSLEFMHKIDTGIGSIISTAIDKNNQLWLGTASGELYSAQYLK, encoded by the coding sequence ATGCAGCACTCTAAAATGGATAAATTGAAAGAAATGCAGTCACGACCTCGAATTCAAAACAAGGAAACACTTTCCAAACAGCCACTTGTGAAAAATGTCAAACCGAAAATCCATCCAGTAGGTACAAAGCATTTGACTCATTTGTCTATGAATAAAGATCAGAGCAGCAAGAGAAAGACTTCAGATTCGAATCCATCACTACCACGGAAGAATATCACTAAAAAAGATAAAGATAGAAAACAAAGGACCCTGTGTGGAACCCCTAAACCTGGAAAAAAGAGAATATTACAAGGGACTCCAAAACCAATGTTAACTTCAAAAGCACCAGAGAAAGAAGTTATATGGAACAAGTCcaaccaaaaacaaaaagcaCGGAAACAAAGTAGAGTTCGAATCTTAAAGAACTCAGATCAAACCACCAAAGAAGCACTGCATCTTAATACTCAACAAAGCACTGAAGCAAAACATTGTAGGATTTCCAAAGCAAAGATGATCCAACAAAGTTCAACAAAAACTGCACACAAATTAGTAACAGAAACCGATGATCCTTTATTGCTGGGAAGAGAAAGGTCAGCACCAAAATATTTTTCCACCttgtttttggaaaaaattgatGCCAGGTTTTATCCTGAAGCAAGTAAAATGTCAAAGATACATGGAATCAGTGTGTCGAATGACAATTTGATATGGGTAAATGGTTTGAGACTCAGAGGAAACATTCAGCTGCTAAATACTTCGGGCGAAATCCTCCGAACCATTGACTTAGATCATGGTCCAGTGTTCAACTGTTGCACTCCCTCAGGAGATCTCTTAGAAACACAAGGAAACAATATCAGTGCAAAACCAGTCATAACAATGATATCTCGAGATGGAAAGAGCCGTGTATTAGCCGACCTCTCGTCATATGCTACAAACTTGTATGGAATTCTCTGCGTAAATGAAACAATATTCGTTGTTGGATATTCTAAGAAACCTGACATTAATATTTTTGGCAGGAGATACTTTATTATGAAACTAAGTATGAGTGGAGAAGTTCAAAGAGTATACAATCCTGAAGAAGAATATGAAGACATAAATCACCTCATTTTCCTGAATGGTCAAATAATTGCTCTTCGCAGCAATGGTTTTGTGATGCTTCCCTTGAAAGGTGAAATGATTTCCTCAGAGAAAATGAACGGAGTATGTATTGAAAGAGCGTATTCTGCGAGTGCTTCAGTCGACAATCTTGGCAATGTTATAGTGGCATCAAACACAGAGCTCTTCATAATTCACCCAAGTCTGGAGTTTATGCATAAAATAGATACCGGTATTGGATCCATCATCTCGACCGCCATCGATAAAAACAACCAGTTGTGGTTAGGTACTGCGTCAGGAGAACTGTACTCAGCCCAGTACTTGAAATGA
- the LOC125646653 gene encoding centromere protein O-like isoform X2 translates to MTDCFGFLEKLEKENVEGTKNDQDLHQKWIHLKSSRDKLQTKLDHLERTEKQLEEEIEAEVRDQKSKPRSEELSERHQYLEDLLSLYRVTGMHVCYEDRNQFTVCLDASYYDTILESYHIELKERDRSYVIHRHSLPEFIPTLQLEREHLATGDIASFLSLINTYLQAYVFKREELVRIKKFIKKSGLSCDVQNTSSYDYTEIKLENSRQLYRLKLVFGLMNVLPDRVQIEEDSEIQRDIKEWKSLLLSKPLDSSVTMIVKDILN, encoded by the exons ATGACAG ATTGTTTTGGTTTTCTTGAGAAGTTGGAAAAGGAAAACGTTGAAGGCACGAAAAATGACCAGGATTTGCATCAGAAATGGATACACCTCAAATCTAGCAGGGACAAACTCCAAACAAAGCTTGACCATTTAGAGAGAACTGAG AAGCAATTAGAAGAAGAAATTGAAGCAGAGGTCAGGGATCAAAAGTCAAAGCCCAGAAGTGAAGAGCTTAGTGAGAGACACCAGTATTTAGAAGACTTGCTGAGTTTATATCGAGTCACAG GTATGCACGTGTGCTATGAGGATAGGAACCAGTTTACGGTGTGTTTGGATGCATCATATTATGACACGATTTTAGAATCTTACCATATAGAGTTGAAGGAGAGAGATAGAAGTTATGTTATACATCGTCATTCACTGCCAGAATTCATCCCCACACTTCAGTTAGAAAGAGAGCATTTGGCAACTGGTGATATTGCATCTTTTCTGTCTCTCATTAACACCTACCTGCAGGCATATGTGTTTAAAAGGGAAGAACTTGTGAGGATTAAG AAATTTATTAAGAAGAGTGGTTTGTCGTGTGATGTACAGAACACCTCAAGTTACGATTATACCGAAATCAAGTTGGAGAATTCCAGACAGCTTTACAGACTTAAACTGGTGTTCGGATTAATGAATGTACTGCCAGACAGAGTTCAGATAG AGGAAGATTCAGAGATCCAGAGAGACATAAAAGAATGGAAAAGTTTACTTTTGTCTAAACCACTTGATAGTTCAGTTACTATGATTGTAaaagacattttgaattga
- the LOC130047421 gene encoding uncharacterized protein LOC130047421 isoform X1 has translation MVKYCCVPLCGGFGGHKFPTDQELLLKWRVAIKRMDRKTKKLWNPGKEDVVCHIHFTEDDYKITESGERRRLKYGAAPSVFDFKNTSTTQESDRAKRKRLRESTQDTCTPMIEDLPIYMDELIVHHEVVVDQSSTSISTSMPEEMCSTAEKEIQCDIPTLGRFSIEGMKLDTKMLSYYTGLNGYDHFMLLFNILGPAAFDLNYKCGLLSPQDQLFLTLMKLRQAKEDVELAMLFKVCESTVSKIVTTWINFLYFQLKELEEQFWPSKDIIKEHMPTDFAKKFPNTRVILDATEQPIHKPSNVEAQSKTWSSYKHKNTLKTMVGVTPNGAVSYVSSTYGGSVSDRQIIEHSTLLDVGKFDAGDSIMADRGILVQDLFANQNVFINTPTFVKGKIQLDPEEIVRDRRVASKRIHVERVIGLAKRFKILKHELPMSKIPLASRIVYICFMLSNFRNCIVDKSA, from the exons ATGGTGAAATATTGTTGTGTTCCACTTTGTGGTGGTTTTGGGGGTCACAAGTTTCCCACAGATCAGGAATTACTCTTGAAATGGAGGGTAGCGATCAAACGGATGGAtaggaaaacaaaaaaattatggaaCCCAGGAAAAGAAGACGTTGTTTGCCATATACACTTCACAGAAGATGACTACAAAATCACCGAATCAG GTGAACGAAGACGACTTAAGTATGGAGCTGCGCCCTCTGTTTTTGACTTCAAGAATACCAGTACTACCCAGGAATCTGACAGAGCTAAGCGAAAGAGGCTGCGAGAGTCTActcaagatacatgtactccAATGATTGAAGACCTGCCCATATATATGGATGAATTGATTGTACATCATGAAGTTGTTGTAGATCAGTCATCTACAAGTATTTCCACATCCATGCCAGAAGAAATGTGTTCAACAGCTGAGAAAGAAATCCAGTGTGACATACCTACCTTAGGTAGATTTTCAATTGAAGGTATGAAACTGGACACTAAGATGCTTTCTTATTACACTGGTTTGAATGGCTATGATCATTTCATGCTTCTCTTTAATATTCTTGGGCCAGCAGCTTTTGACTTGAATTACAAATGTGGCTTATTAAGTCCACAAGATCAGTTGTTTTTAACTCTGATGAAACTCAGACAAGCAAAAGAAGATGTGGAACTTGCTATGCTCTTTAAAGTCTGTGAATCTACTGTTTCTAAAATTGTAACAACTTGGATTaactttttgtattttcaattaaaagagTTAGAGGAACAATTCTGGCCTTCTAAAGACATCATTAAAGAACATATGCCAACAGATTTTGCTAAAAAGTTTCCCAATACACGCGTAATTTTAGATGCAACCGAGCAACCAATTCACAAACCATCAAATGTTGAGGCACAATCCAAAACATGGTCTTCTTATAAACACAAAAACACGTTGAAAACCATGGTAGGTGTAACTCCAAATGGAGCAGTATCATATGTATCCTCTACTTATGGGGGCTCTGTGTCTGACAGACAAATCATTGAACACTCTACTCTGCTAGATGTAGGCAAATTTGATGCTGGTGACAGCATTATGGCAGATCGGGGAATTCTTGTTCAAGATTTATTTGCGAATcagaatgtttttattaatacaCCTACGTTTGTCAAGGGCAAAATCCAACTTGACCCCGAAGAAATAGTTAGAGATAGGCGAGTTGCCTCAAAACGTATTCATGTAGAGAGGGTGATTGGGCTTGCAAAGAggttcaaaattttgaaacatgAGCTACCAATGTCAAAAATCCCCCTAGCTTCCAGAATTGTGTACATTTGTTTTATGTTGTCAAATTTTAGGAATTGCATTGTTGATAAAAGTGCTTAA
- the LOC125646654 gene encoding uncharacterized protein LOC125646654 isoform X1, translating to MKRQGRRTSRATHKDNTSLVRDEPIRKSYNLRKRKHETEQNDQDESLVNENTKRRCFKNDDRRTSTQHKQGGQKMQHSKMDKLKEMQSRPRIQNKETLSKQPLVKNVKPKIHPVGTKHLTHLSMNKDQSSKRKTSDSNPSLPRKNITKKDKDRKQRTLCGTPKPGKKRILQGTPKPMLTSKAPEKEVIWNKSNQKQKARKQSRVRILKNSDQTTKEALHLNTQQSTEAKHCRISKAKMIQQSSTKTAHKLVTETDDPLLLGRERSAPKYFSTLFLEKIDARFYPEASKMSKIHGISVSNDNLIWVNGLRLRGNIQLLNTSGEILRTIDLDHGPVFNCCTPSGDLLETQGNNISAKPVITMISRDGKSRVLADLSSYATNLYGILCVNETIFVVGYSKKPDINIFGRRYFIMKLSMSGEVQRVYNPEEEYEDINHLIFLNGQIIALRSNGFVMLPLKGEMISSEKMNGVCIERAYSASASVDNLGNVIVASNTELFIIHPSLEFMHKIDTGIGSIISTAIDKNNQLWLGTASGELYSAQYLK from the exons ATGAAGAGGCAGGGAAGACGAACAAGTAGAGCTACACATAAAGACAACACTTCTTTGGTGCGGGATGAACCAATCCGGAAGTCGTATAATTTACGGAAAAGGAAACACGAGACAGAGCAAAATGATCAAG ACGAGAGCCTGGTAAATGAGAACACCAAGAGGAGATGCTTTAAAAATGATGACCGAAGAACGAGCACACAACACAAGCAAGGGGGACAGAAAATGCAGCACTCTAAAATGGATAAATTGAAAGAAATGCAGTCACGACCTCGAATTCAAAACAAGGAAACACTTTCCAAACAGCCACTTGTGAAAAATGTCAAACCGAAAATCCATCCAGTAGGTACAAAGCATTTGACTCATTTGTCTATGAATAAAGATCAGAGCAGCAAGAGAAAGACTTCAGATTCGAATCCATCACTACCACGGAAGAATATCACTAAAAAAGATAAAGATAGAAAACAAAGGACCCTGTGTGGAACCCCTAAACCTGGAAAAAAGAGAATATTACAAGGGACTCCAAAACCAATGTTAACTTCAAAAGCACCAGAGAAAGAAGTTATATGGAACAAGTCcaaccaaaaacaaaaagcaCGGAAACAAAGTAGAGTTCGAATCTTAAAGAACTCAGATCAAACCACCAAAGAAGCACTGCATCTTAATACTCAACAAAGCACTGAAGCAAAACATTGTAGGATTTCCAAAGCAAAGATGATCCAACAAAGTTCAACAAAAACTGCACACAAATTAGTAACAGAAACCGATGATCCTTTATTGCTGGGAAGAGAAAGGTCAGCACCAAAATATTTTTCCACCttgtttttggaaaaaattgatGCCAGGTTTTATCCTGAAGCAAGTAAAATGTCAAAGATACATGGAATCAGTGTGTCGAATGACAATTTGATATGGGTAAATGGTTTGAGACTCAGAGGAAACATTCAGCTGCTAAATACTTCGGGCGAAATCCTCCGAACCATTGACTTAGATCATGGTCCAGTGTTCAACTGTTGCACTCCCTCAGGAGATCTCTTAGAAACACAAGGAAACAATATCAGTGCAAAACCAGTCATAACAATGATATCTCGAGATGGAAAGAGCCGTGTATTAGCCGACCTCTCGTCATATGCTACAAACTTGTATGGAATTCTCTGCGTAAATGAAACAATATTCGTTGTTGGATATTCTAAGAAACCTGACATTAATATTTTTGGCAGGAGATACTTTATTATGAAACTAAGTATGAGTGGAGAAGTTCAAAGAGTATACAATCCTGAAGAAGAATATGAAGACATAAATCACCTCATTTTCCTGAATGGTCAAATAATTGCTCTTCGCAGCAATGGTTTTGTGATGCTTCCCTTGAAAGGTGAAATGATTTCCTCAGAGAAAATGAACGGAGTATGTATTGAAAGAGCGTATTCTGCGAGTGCTTCAGTCGACAATCTTGGCAATGTTATAGTGGCATCAAACACAGAGCTCTTCATAATTCACCCAAGTCTGGAGTTTATGCATAAAATAGATACCGGTATTGGATCCATCATCTCGACCGCCATCGATAAAAACAACCAGTTGTGGTTAGGTACTGCGTCAGGAGAACTGTACTCAGCCCAGTACTTGAAATGA